From Mustela erminea isolate mMusErm1 chromosome 1, mMusErm1.Pri, whole genome shotgun sequence, a single genomic window includes:
- the CHAF1B gene encoding chromatin assembly factor 1 subunit B isoform X2 — protein sequence MKVITCEIAWHNKEPVYSLDFQPGAAGRIHRLASAGVDTAVRIWKVAKGPDGKAIVEFLSNLTRHTKAVNVVRFSPNGEILASGGDGAVILLWKVSDNKEPEQLAFQDEDEAQLNKENWTVVKTLRGHLEDVYDICWAADGNLMASASVDNTAIIWDVGKGQKISIFNEHKSYVQGVTWDPLGQYVATLSCDRILRVYSTQKKRVAFNVSKMLSGIGAEGEARSYRMFHDDSMKSFFRRLSFTPDGSLLLTPAGCVESGENVTNTTYVFSRKNLKRPIAHLPCPGKATLAVRCCPVYFELRPVAEQDGPSQEPGVELVRLPYRLVFAVASEDSVLLYDTQQPFPFGYVSNIHYHTLSDVSWSSDGAFLAISSTDGYCSFVTFEKDELGIPLKEKPVLSVRTPDTAKKSKSQGSSPGPRLAEGTPTGRIQDPSSPGTPPPQARPSPAPAAPSEEKKGLQPSTQNPRAPPSRRITVNTLQAWSKTTPRRINLIPLKTDTPPHSAPASVISSPSTEDIQSEMPGDPQGTPPDLKRPRLGEREGSPQGLDP from the exons ATGAAAGTCATTACTTGCGAAATAGCCTGGCACAACAAGGAGCCGGTGTACAGCCTGGACTTCCAGCCCGGCGCGGCGGGCAGGATCCACAGACTGGCGTCGGCGGGCGTGGACACCGCGGTCAGG ATCTGGAAGGTGGCGAAAGGACCCGATGGAAAGGCCATTGTTGAATTTTTGTCCAACCTCACTCGCCATACCAAAGCGGTCAATGTTGTGCGGTTTTCTCCAAATGGGGAAATTTTAGCATCAGGAGGAGACG GTGCTGTCATTCTGCTGTGGAAGGTGAGCGACAACAAGGAGCCGGAGCAGCTCGCCTTTCAGGACGAGGACGAGGCTCAGCTGAATAAGGAGAACTGGACTGTCGTGAAAACCCTCCG GGGCCACTTAGAAGATGTGTACGATATCTGCTGGGCAGCCGACGGGAATTTGATGGCTTCTGCCTCTGTGGATAACACGGCCATCATATGGGACGTCGGTAAAG GACAAAAGATCTCCATCTTTAATGAACATAAAAGTTACGTCCAAGGGGTAACCTGGGACCCCTTGGGTCAGTATGTTGCTACCCTGAGCTGTGACAG gATCCTGAGGGTATACAGCACCCAGAAGAAACGTGTGGCTTTTAATGTCTCAAAAATGCTGTCTGGAATAGGGGCAGAAGGCGAG GCGAGAAGTTACCGGATGTTTCATGATGACAGCATGAAGTCATTCTTTCGTCGACTGAGTTTTACTCCTGATGGATCTTTGCTCCTCACGCCAG ctgGATGTGTGGAGTCTGGCGAGAACGTAACAAATACGACTTATGTTTTCTccaggaaaaatcttaaaag GCCTATCGCGCATCTTCCGTGTCCTGGCAAAGCGACGCTTGCTGTCCGCTGCTGTCCCGTCTACTTTGAGCTGAGGCCCGTGGCGGAACAAG ACGGACCCTCGCAGGAGCCGGGCGTGGAGCTGGTGCGCCTGCCTTACCGCTTGGTGTTCGCTGTGGCTTCGGAGGACTCAGTGCTCTTGTACGACACCCAGCAGCCCTTCCCATTCGGCTACGTGTCTAACATACATTATCACACCCTGAGCGACGTATCCTG GTCCAGCGACGGGGCCTTCCTGGCCATCTCCTCCACGGACGGCTACTGCTCCTTCGTGACGTTTGAGAAGGATGAACTGGGAATACCTTTGAAAGAGAAGCCGGTTCTAAGCGTGAGAACTCCCGACACAGCAAAGAAATCGAAAAGCCAGGGGTCTTCGCCAGGACCCAGGCTGGCCGAGGGGACCCCCACGGGCAGAATCCAAGACCCCAGCAGTCCCGGCACACCCCCGCCTCAGGCGAGACCATCTCCAGCCCCGGCGGCGCCTTCGGAGGAGAAGAAGGGCCTGCAGCCCAGCACTCAAAACCCGAGAGCGCCCCCGTCCCGGAGGATCACTGTGAACACGCTGCAGGCCTGGAGTAAGACGACACCCCG gagGATAAATTTAATACCCTTAAAGACAGATACTCCACCGCATTCTGCACCAGCCAGTGTAATTTCCAGCCCTTCCACAGAGGACATTCAGTCAG AGATGCCCGGAGACCCTCAGGGCACCCCTCCGGACCTCAAGCGACCTCGCCTTGGTGAGCGCGAAGGAAGTCCCCAGGGTCTGGACCCTTGA
- the CHAF1B gene encoding chromatin assembly factor 1 subunit B isoform X1, which produces MKVITCEIAWHNKEPVYSLDFQPGAAGRIHRLASAGVDTAVRIWKVAKGPDGKAIVEFLSNLTRHTKAVNVVRFSPNGEILASGGDGAVILLWKVSDNKEPEQLAFQDEDEAQLNKENWTVVKTLRGHLEDVYDICWAADGNLMASASVDNTAIIWDVGKGQKISIFNEHKSYVQGVTWDPLGQYVATLSCDRILRVYSTQKKRVAFNVSKMLSGIGAEGEARSYRMFHDDSMKSFFRRLSFTPDGSLLLTPAGCVESGENVTNTTYVFSRKNLKRPIAHLPCPGKATLAVRCCPVYFELRPVAEQADGPSQEPGVELVRLPYRLVFAVASEDSVLLYDTQQPFPFGYVSNIHYHTLSDVSWSSDGAFLAISSTDGYCSFVTFEKDELGIPLKEKPVLSVRTPDTAKKSKSQGSSPGPRLAEGTPTGRIQDPSSPGTPPPQARPSPAPAAPSEEKKGLQPSTQNPRAPPSRRITVNTLQAWSKTTPRRINLIPLKTDTPPHSAPASVISSPSTEDIQSEMPGDPQGTPPDLKRPRLGEREGSPQGLDP; this is translated from the exons ATGAAAGTCATTACTTGCGAAATAGCCTGGCACAACAAGGAGCCGGTGTACAGCCTGGACTTCCAGCCCGGCGCGGCGGGCAGGATCCACAGACTGGCGTCGGCGGGCGTGGACACCGCGGTCAGG ATCTGGAAGGTGGCGAAAGGACCCGATGGAAAGGCCATTGTTGAATTTTTGTCCAACCTCACTCGCCATACCAAAGCGGTCAATGTTGTGCGGTTTTCTCCAAATGGGGAAATTTTAGCATCAGGAGGAGACG GTGCTGTCATTCTGCTGTGGAAGGTGAGCGACAACAAGGAGCCGGAGCAGCTCGCCTTTCAGGACGAGGACGAGGCTCAGCTGAATAAGGAGAACTGGACTGTCGTGAAAACCCTCCG GGGCCACTTAGAAGATGTGTACGATATCTGCTGGGCAGCCGACGGGAATTTGATGGCTTCTGCCTCTGTGGATAACACGGCCATCATATGGGACGTCGGTAAAG GACAAAAGATCTCCATCTTTAATGAACATAAAAGTTACGTCCAAGGGGTAACCTGGGACCCCTTGGGTCAGTATGTTGCTACCCTGAGCTGTGACAG gATCCTGAGGGTATACAGCACCCAGAAGAAACGTGTGGCTTTTAATGTCTCAAAAATGCTGTCTGGAATAGGGGCAGAAGGCGAG GCGAGAAGTTACCGGATGTTTCATGATGACAGCATGAAGTCATTCTTTCGTCGACTGAGTTTTACTCCTGATGGATCTTTGCTCCTCACGCCAG ctgGATGTGTGGAGTCTGGCGAGAACGTAACAAATACGACTTATGTTTTCTccaggaaaaatcttaaaag GCCTATCGCGCATCTTCCGTGTCCTGGCAAAGCGACGCTTGCTGTCCGCTGCTGTCCCGTCTACTTTGAGCTGAGGCCCGTGGCGGAACAAG CAGACGGACCCTCGCAGGAGCCGGGCGTGGAGCTGGTGCGCCTGCCTTACCGCTTGGTGTTCGCTGTGGCTTCGGAGGACTCAGTGCTCTTGTACGACACCCAGCAGCCCTTCCCATTCGGCTACGTGTCTAACATACATTATCACACCCTGAGCGACGTATCCTG GTCCAGCGACGGGGCCTTCCTGGCCATCTCCTCCACGGACGGCTACTGCTCCTTCGTGACGTTTGAGAAGGATGAACTGGGAATACCTTTGAAAGAGAAGCCGGTTCTAAGCGTGAGAACTCCCGACACAGCAAAGAAATCGAAAAGCCAGGGGTCTTCGCCAGGACCCAGGCTGGCCGAGGGGACCCCCACGGGCAGAATCCAAGACCCCAGCAGTCCCGGCACACCCCCGCCTCAGGCGAGACCATCTCCAGCCCCGGCGGCGCCTTCGGAGGAGAAGAAGGGCCTGCAGCCCAGCACTCAAAACCCGAGAGCGCCCCCGTCCCGGAGGATCACTGTGAACACGCTGCAGGCCTGGAGTAAGACGACACCCCG gagGATAAATTTAATACCCTTAAAGACAGATACTCCACCGCATTCTGCACCAGCCAGTGTAATTTCCAGCCCTTCCACAGAGGACATTCAGTCAG AGATGCCCGGAGACCCTCAGGGCACCCCTCCGGACCTCAAGCGACCTCGCCTTGGTGAGCGCGAAGGAAGTCCCCAGGGTCTGGACCCTTGA